A genomic segment from Acidimicrobiia bacterium encodes:
- a CDS encoding helix-turn-helix domain-containing protein — protein MSRVAQSFATARFLTVQEVADMLRVSSMTVYRLIKAGDLPAVRVGRSFRVLPADVDAYLAARYTQAG, from the coding sequence GTGAGCCGCGTGGCGCAGTCCTTTGCAACAGCGCGCTTCCTGACGGTTCAGGAAGTCGCCGACATGCTGCGAGTATCGTCCATGACGGTCTACCGCCTGATCAAGGCGGGGGACCTTCCGGCGGTGCGCGTGGGGCGCTCGTTCCGAGTGCTCCCCGCCGACGTCGACGCCTACCTCGCCGCGCGGTACACGCAGGCGGGGTAG